TTAAACTGGGATAATGAAAAAAGAACCCAAGTCACGGAAAAGGGATGGGAAAGAGCAGCATCCTTTCGTGCAGAGAAGATTGTTAAAGAATATGAAATGCTCTTTAATCAAACGATTGATCAATAACAAGGAATAACAAAATAGAGAGGACAGCTGCAATGAATGAAGGAAAACGTGTTGTTCATTTAACGACAGTACATCACCCTCATGATCCGAGAATTTATCATAAGGAATGTAAATCATTAAAAAAAGCTGGATTCGATGTATACTTAATTGCCAAAGAAACAGAAGCAGGTGTCGACAAAGAGAGCGGCATCAAGCATATTCCCATCAAAGATTATACAAGCAGATGGGACCGGATGACCAAAGGCGCCTGGATGCTTTATAAACAGGCGAAGAAATTAAATGCCGATGTCTATCATTTTCATGATCCGGAACTGCTGCCAGTTGCATGGCTGCTCAAAAAGAACCGGAATCATGTGATTTATGATATTCATGAAGACTACATCACAAGCATGTTGCAAAAAGAGTATTTACCAAAACCGGTCCGTAAACTTGTTGCGAAAGTATATAAGAAAATGGAACAGTTTTTTACTAAAAAGATGGAATTGGTCCTTGCAGAAAAGTATTATAAGGATATCTATCCAAACGGTGACTGCGTTTTAAATTATCCGATGGTAAACACGGCCTTTTTAGAGCACCAACGTAAAGGGGAAACCGAAGATAAAGTCATTTATACAGGGAATGTAACTGATGTGCGCGGTGCGTTTTTGCATGCCAAACTGCCGTTAATAGATGATAACATCGCTATGCATTATATTGGGAAATGCTCCACGGAGTTTGCAGACGAAATTTACCGCATTGCCGGGGATCAGTCAGACCGGATTCATATTAAAGGGGTGGACCAATACATTCCTAAAGAAGAAATTGAACAAGCTTACCTGAACCATAATTGGCTGGCAGGGGTTGCGATTTTTCCGGAAACGGAGCATTATATGAAGAAAGAATTAACCAAGTTCTTTGAGTATATGAATGCCGGTATTCCAATTATCTGCTCCAATTTCCCGGTCTGGAAGAATTTTATCGACCAGTATCAATGCGGCATCACGGTTGACCCGCATAATGACCAGGAGATTAAACATGCACTGGACGATATAAGAAATCATCCAGAGGCCGCAAAGAGAATGGGCGAAAACGGTAAAAAAGCCGTTCAGGAACAACTGAACTGGGGCACAGAAGAAAAGAAACTGATAAATATCTATCAGCGTTTATTGAATAAATAGGACGAGATAAAGTGGGTGAACAGTTTGAGAGACAAAAAACCAATCATCTCTGTCATTACGCCAACCTATAATTCCGAAAGATTTATTGCCGAAACGATTGAATCGGTGCAGGCACAAACTTTTACGGATTGGGAAATGAACATTGTTGATGATTGCTCGACAGACCGGACGGCAGAAATAGTGAAAAGCTATGCCGAAGAAGATAATCGCATTCATTTAACCGTATTAACAGAAAATCAAGGTTCGGCCATCTCGCGCAATACAGCAATGGATCAGGCAAAAGGACGCTATTTTGCCTTTTTGGACAGCGATGATTTATGGCTGCCCGA
The nucleotide sequence above comes from Oceanobacillus timonensis. Encoded proteins:
- a CDS encoding glycosyltransferase, coding for MNEGKRVVHLTTVHHPHDPRIYHKECKSLKKAGFDVYLIAKETEAGVDKESGIKHIPIKDYTSRWDRMTKGAWMLYKQAKKLNADVYHFHDPELLPVAWLLKKNRNHVIYDIHEDYITSMLQKEYLPKPVRKLVAKVYKKMEQFFTKKMELVLAEKYYKDIYPNGDCVLNYPMVNTAFLEHQRKGETEDKVIYTGNVTDVRGAFLHAKLPLIDDNIAMHYIGKCSTEFADEIYRIAGDQSDRIHIKGVDQYIPKEEIEQAYLNHNWLAGVAIFPETEHYMKKELTKFFEYMNAGIPIICSNFPVWKNFIDQYQCGITVDPHNDQEIKHALDDIRNHPEAAKRMGENGKKAVQEQLNWGTEEKKLINIYQRLLNK